In Phragmites australis chromosome 16, lpPhrAust1.1, whole genome shotgun sequence, one DNA window encodes the following:
- the LOC133896101 gene encoding uncharacterized protein LOC133896101 — translation MLSRRSYPHSPSHQSSAPAGASSSDMKRGSSQLDYVLVPLGLAVMLGYHLWLLLRIRRRPETTVIGINAINRRIWVRYIMEEASGKHAVLAVQTMRNSIMASTVLASVAITLSALVAALMASDAAHGFFARSGSGSGAGLVLGAAGKAALTVKFFAILVCFLVAFLLNVQSIRYYSHTGLLVNVPLRAHRRPARAIDYVTGTLNRGFYFWSLGVRAYYFSCPIFLWLFGPIPMCASCVAMVAALYFLDVYKEWDKDEGSEDAGGQEGRTSATGRVMPQEVV, via the exons ATGCTCAGTAGAAGAAGCTACCCTCACTCACCCTCTCATCAGTCATCTGCGCCGGCTGGAGCTAGCAGCTCAGATATGAAGAGGGGGTCGTCGCAGCTGGACTACGTGCTGGTGCCGCTGGGGCTGGCGGTGATGCTGGGCTACCACCTCTGGCTGCTCCTCCGCATCCGCCGCCGCCCGGAGACCACCGTCATCGGCATCAACGCCATCAACCGCCGCATCTGGGTCCGCTACATCATGGAG gaggCGTCCGGGAAGCACGCGGTGCTGGCGGTGCAGACGATGCGCAACAGCATCATGGCCTCCACCGTGCTCGCCTCCGTCGCCATCACGCTCAGCGCCCTCGTCGCCGCGCTCATGGCCAGCGACGCGGCCCACGGCTTCTTCGCACGCTCCGGCTCTGGCTCGGGCGCGGGGCTCGTCCTGGGCGCCGCCGGCAAGGCCGCGCTGACCGTCAAGTTCTTCGCGATCCTCGTCTGCTtcctcgtcgccttcctcctcaACGTGCAGTCCATCCGCTACTACAGCCACACGGGCCTCCTCGTCAACGTCCCGCTCCGCGCGCACCGCCGCCCTGCCCGCGCCATCGATTACGTCACCGGCACGCTCAACCGGGGCTTTTACTTCTGGTCGCTCGGCGTCCGCGCCTACTACTTCTCCTGCCCCATCTTCCTCTGGCTCTTCGGGCCCATCCCCATGTGCGCCTCCTGCGTCGCCATGGTCGCCGCCCTCTACTTCCTGGACGTTTACAAGGAGTGGGACAAGGACGAAGGCAGCGAAGACGCCGGCGGCCAAGAAGGGAGGACGTCCGCCACAGGAAGGGTGATGCCTCAAGAAGTTGTCTGA